One window of the Microvirga mediterraneensis genome contains the following:
- a CDS encoding winged helix-turn-helix transcriptional regulator, giving the protein MPQRAPRMQGCSVERTMSLIDGKWKIIVLYKLLRGTLRFNELRRLIPSITQRMLTHQLRELEADGLIVRTVYAQVPPRVEYTLSGRGRSLEPVLTAMKEWGDANLSSEGAEAA; this is encoded by the coding sequence ATGCCGCAGAGGGCGCCGAGAATGCAGGGCTGCTCCGTCGAGAGGACGATGAGCCTGATCGACGGCAAGTGGAAGATCATCGTGCTCTACAAGCTCCTGCGCGGAACCTTGCGCTTCAACGAGCTGCGCCGGCTCATCCCTTCCATCACGCAGCGCATGCTCACCCACCAGTTGCGCGAGCTGGAGGCCGACGGCCTCATCGTGCGAACCGTCTATGCCCAGGTGCCGCCCCGGGTCGAATACACCCTCTCCGGGCGCGGCCGGTCGCTGGAGCCGGTGCTGACGGCCATGAAGGAATGGGGCGACGCGAATCTGTCGTCGGAGGGGGCAGAGGCAGCGTAA